The window GACGGGCGGTGGCGGGGGCGGCGGGCTCCGCGTCCGCGCGGTGGTGGGCGCCGACCGAGATGCGGCGCGCCAGGGCAGCGGCGGCCGTGGCCTCCGCGACGTGCAGCAGGTGGGCGTCCTCGTGGTCGCGCGCGCTCTGCGGCGGCTGCTGCGCGATGATCCAGCCGCGGATGGTGCCGAGGGCGCGCTCGAGTCCCCGCGCTGTGCGGTGGAGTCCGACCTCGTCCCACATCAGCTGCTGCAGGGCGCGGCGCGCGAACGGCGGGGTGCCGGTGGTCGCCGTCGGCTCCGTGGCGGGTGTCGCGGTCGCCCGCGGCGTCGTGGGGCCGGGGTGGACACCGGCGGGCCAGGGACCGGCGAGGGCCGCAGCCGTCCGTGCGCCGAACACCGCACCCTCCAGGAGGGAGTTCGACGCGAGGCGGTTCGCGCCGTGCACCCCGGTACGGGCCACCTCGCCCACCGCGTAGAGCCCGCGGATCGTGGTGCGTCCGTCGAGGTCGGTCACGACGCCGCCCATCAGGTAGTGCGCAGCCGGGGTCACCGGGAGCGGCTCGCGAGACCAGTCGAAGCCCCGCTCGCGGGTGACACGGTCGATCGTGGGGAAGCGGCGCGCGAGGGTCGCAGCTCCCAGCATCGTGGCGTCGAGGCGCACCGGCACGTCCTGTCGCGCGGCCTGTGCGGCGATCGCCCGCGCGACCACGTCCCGCGGCGCCAGCTCGCCGTCGGGGTGGCTGTCGAAGACGAACCGCCGTCCGTCGGCGTCGAGCAGCACCGCCCCTTCGCCGCGCACGGCCTCCGAGATGAGGAACGCCGGGCCGCTCGCGAGCACGGTGGGGTGGAACTGCACGAACTCCAGGTCGGCGACCGCGGCCCCCGCGGCCAGGGCCACGGCGATCCCGTCGCCCGTGACCCCGGCGGGGTTGGTGGTGTGGGCGTACAGCTGTCCGTCGCCCCCGGTCGCGAGGATCACGGCGTCGGCGGTCCGCACGGTGGGGTGGTCGTCGTGGAGCAGCTCCACGCCGCGCACGGTGCCGTCCGCCACGGTGAGCCCGGTGAGCATCGCCCGTTCGACCGGGGCGATCCCCGCCCGGCGCACGGCCGCGGTGAGGGCGGTCGCGATGGCGGCACCCGTGGCGTCTCCGCCCGCGTGGAGGATGCGCGCGTGGCTGTGCGCCGCCTCCCTCCCGCGCTGGAGGCTGCCGTCGGCGGCGCGGTCGAACGCGACGCCCCGGGCGATGAGCTCCGCGATGCGGGCGGAGCTCGCGGCCACGAGCGTCTCGACGGCGGGGCGGTCGCCGAGTCCGGCTCCGGCGGTGAGGGTGTCGTCCGCGTGCGCGGCCGGGGAGTCGTCCGGCCCGTAGCCGCCCGCGATCCCGCCCTGCGCGAGCGGTGTGCAGCCCTCGCCGACCTCGCCCTTCGTCACGAGCGTCACGGTGTGGCCCGCCTCGTGCGCGTGCAGGGCCGCGGTCATGCCCGCGATGCCCGCTCCGACGACGACGACGTTCATCGCGCGCCGGCTGCCGGGGGCTTGGCGGCGAGCATGCGCTCGAGGGCGACCCTGGCCGGTTCCGCGACGTCCTGGGCCACCGTGATCCGGTTGGGCGTGCGTCCCGCGACCAGCTCCTCCAGCGTCCAGGCGAGGTAGCCGGGGTGGATGCGGTACATGGTCGAGCAGGGGCACACCACGGGGTCGAGGCAGAAGATCCGGTGCTGCGGGTACTGCGCGGCGAGGCGGCGCACGAGGTTGATCTCGGTGCCGATCGCGAACGTCGTCGGCGTGGTGGCCTCGTCGATCGCGCGGCGGATGTACTCGGTCGATCCGGCCTCGTCGGCGGCGTCCACCACCTCCATCGGACACTCCGGGTGGACGATCACGCGCACGCCGGGGTGCTCGGCGCGGGCCTGGTCGATCTGCGCGACCGTGAAGCGGCGGTGCACGGAGCAGAAGCCGTGCCACAGGATGACGCGCGCGTCGCTGAGCTCGTCGGGCGTGGAGCCGCCGAGCGCTCGCCGCGGGTTCCACAGCGGCATGCGCTCCAGCGGCACGCCCATGGCCTTGGCGGTGTTGCGGCCGAGGTGCTGGTCGGGGAAGAACAGCACGCGCTGTCCGCGCGCGAACGCCCATTCGAGCACGGTGTGCGCGTTGGAGGAGGTGCAGACGATGCCGCCGTGTCGCCCGACGAAGCCCTTGATCGCGGCGGACGAGTTCATGTAGGTGACAGGGATCACGGGCACGCGGCCGTCCGCGTCCGGCGTGTCGAGGTCGCCCAGCACGTCGGCGAGCTGCTCCCAGCACTCCTCGACCTGGTCGATGTCGGCCATGTCCGCCATCGAGCATCCGGCGGCGAGGTTCGGCAGGATGACGGACTGCTCGGGGCGCGACAGGAGGTCGGCGGTCTCGGCCATGAAGTGCACACCGCAGAACACGATCGCCTCCGCGTCGGTCCGGCCCTTGGCGGCCGTGGCGAGCTGGAAGGAGTCGCCCACGTAGTCGGCGTGCGTGACGACCTCTTCGCGCTGGTAGAAGTGCCCGAGGATCACCACGCGGTCGCCCAGGGTCGCCTTGGCGGCACGGATGCGGTCGTGGAGCTCGGCCTCCGGTGCCTCGCGGTATTCGGCGGGCAGTTCGCCCTGGCGGGGAGCGCCGGTGGGGATCACATCGCCCATGGACGACCCCGGGCCGTAGCCCGGGCGGATGTCGAAGTCCCAGGGGCCGGCCGCGAGGTCGGTGGTGCAGGTGGCCTCGGTCGACGCGCCGGTGACGATCGCCTGGATCGCGTGGTCGACCGAGGCGTCCACGGGCAGGACGGCGGGAGTCGGGACGGCGGTGATGCTCATCGGGTGCTCGTTTCTTCGGGGCCGAGGGGGCCGCGGTCGGCCAGCTCGACATCGGTGTTGTCGCGGTACAGACGGGCGGGACGGTGGCTTCCGGTGCGGAACCGGTCGGTGGGCAGGAGGTTGCCGGCGGCCTCCACCTGACGGCGGAAGTTCGCGGGGTCGAGCTGGCGGCCGAGGATCGACTCGTACGCCTCGCGGAGCTCGGCGAGCGTGAACTCCGCGGGCAGGAAGCCCTGTGCGACGCGGCTGTAGCCGACCTTGTTGCGCAGGCGCCACAGGGCGTACTCGATGATCTTGGCGTGGTCGAACGCCAGTGCGGGGAGCTCGTCGACCTCGAACCACTGCACGTTCTCCGGCGCGCGTCCGCTGGCGCGGTGGGCGGCGATCTGGGCTTCGACGTCGTCCTGTCGCAGCAGGGCCCAGTACACGATCGAGACGACGCGCGTGGGGGAGCGGTCGACGGCGCCGAACGCGTAGAGCTGCTCGAGGTAGCTGGGCGCGAGGCCCGTGGTCTCCGCGAGCGTGCGGGCGGCGGCGTCGACCGGGGATTCCTCGGCGGTGAGCCAGCCGCCGGGGAGCGCCCACTGCTGCGCGAACGGCTCGCGCGTGCGGAGCACGAGGGGGAGGGCGAGCACGGCGCGGCCGTCGTCGGTGCGCCGCAGCGTCAGGATCACGGTCGAGACGGCGACGCGGATGGGCTGGCTTCGAGTCATAGGCACCTTAACCTCCGTGAACGATCTTAGTGTCATAGCGACCCTTAGGGCGACTCCATGACGCCGTGGGTCCAGCGAGTCCGAAACGTTATCTGCGGGAGGGAATAGGGCTTGTCCGGCTCGAAGGGGTTTGTTAGGTTACTGTCCTAACAAACCCCTTCGAGGTGACGTCCGTCTCCTCCTCCCGGGTTTCCCGTGAACCCCGACCGGGGTTCGGCTCCATCCGGAGAATCCCTCCTGCAGTGCAGCACCGAGAGGAAATGAAGAATGATCCGTAAGGGAAAGCGCGGTATCGCGCTCACGGCGGTCGCGGGGGCCTCGGTCCTCGCGCTGGGACTCACCGCCTGCGGTGGCGGGGGAGGCGAAGGCGGCAACGCCGACGGCGACCGCGCCCTCCGCGTCTGGGCCGGCAGCACGACGCCGATCACCACGAACTACAACCCCTTCGCCCCGAACGTGCTCCACGGCGCACTCGGTCCGATCTACGAGCCCCTGTTCTTCTACAACAAGACCAAGGATGAGGAGCCGATCGGCCTCATCGGCGAGTCCTTCGAGTACAACGAGGACGGCACGCAGATCACGGTGAAGATCAAGCCCGATCTGAAGTGGAGCGACGGCGAGCCCCTCACGGCCTCCGACGTCGCCTTCACCTTCAAGTACGAGGCCAACAACCCCGAGGGCAACAATCTGGTCTCCGCCGAGGCGACGGACGACACCACCGTCGTGCTCACGTACGGCATCGCGCAGTACACCACGGAATTCCAGCGGATGGGCTCGAGCTACATCCTCCCCGAGCACATCTGGAAGGACGTGGACGACTTCGCGAACTTCACCAACGAGGAGCCGGTCGGGTCGGGCCCGTACG of the Microbacterium sufflavum genome contains:
- the nadA gene encoding quinolinate synthase NadA; translated protein: MSITAVPTPAVLPVDASVDHAIQAIVTGASTEATCTTDLAAGPWDFDIRPGYGPGSSMGDVIPTGAPRQGELPAEYREAPEAELHDRIRAAKATLGDRVVILGHFYQREEVVTHADYVGDSFQLATAAKGRTDAEAIVFCGVHFMAETADLLSRPEQSVILPNLAAGCSMADMADIDQVEECWEQLADVLGDLDTPDADGRVPVIPVTYMNSSAAIKGFVGRHGGIVCTSSNAHTVLEWAFARGQRVLFFPDQHLGRNTAKAMGVPLERMPLWNPRRALGGSTPDELSDARVILWHGFCSVHRRFTVAQIDQARAEHPGVRVIVHPECPMEVVDAADEAGSTEYIRRAIDEATTPTTFAIGTEINLVRRLAAQYPQHRIFCLDPVVCPCSTMYRIHPGYLAWTLEELVAGRTPNRITVAQDVAEPARVALERMLAAKPPAAGAR
- a CDS encoding NUDIX hydrolase, which codes for MTRSQPIRVAVSTVILTLRRTDDGRAVLALPLVLRTREPFAQQWALPGGWLTAEESPVDAAARTLAETTGLAPSYLEQLYAFGAVDRSPTRVVSIVYWALLRQDDVEAQIAAHRASGRAPENVQWFEVDELPALAFDHAKIIEYALWRLRNKVGYSRVAQGFLPAEFTLAELREAYESILGRQLDPANFRRQVEAAGNLLPTDRFRTGSHRPARLYRDNTDVELADRGPLGPEETSTR
- the nadB gene encoding L-aspartate oxidase gives rise to the protein MNVVVVGAGIAGMTAALHAHEAGHTVTLVTKGEVGEGCTPLAQGGIAGGYGPDDSPAAHADDTLTAGAGLGDRPAVETLVAASSARIAELIARGVAFDRAADGSLQRGREAAHSHARILHAGGDATGAAIATALTAAVRRAGIAPVERAMLTGLTVADGTVRGVELLHDDHPTVRTADAVILATGGDGQLYAHTTNPAGVTGDGIAVALAAGAAVADLEFVQFHPTVLASGPAFLISEAVRGEGAVLLDADGRRFVFDSHPDGELAPRDVVARAIAAQAARQDVPVRLDATMLGAATLARRFPTIDRVTRERGFDWSREPLPVTPAAHYLMGGVVTDLDGRTTIRGLYAVGEVARTGVHGANRLASNSLLEGAVFGARTAAALAGPWPAGVHPGPTTPRATATPATEPTATTGTPPFARRALQQLMWDEVGLHRTARGLERALGTIRGWIIAQQPPQSARDHEDAHLLHVAEATAAAALARRISVGAHHRADAEPAAPATARPPILETV